One genomic segment of Hordeum vulgare subsp. vulgare chromosome 2H, MorexV3_pseudomolecules_assembly, whole genome shotgun sequence includes these proteins:
- the LOC123429014 gene encoding uncharacterized protein LOC123429014, translated as MEAEMYVHAAEPLRANMATCIPRLRGGGGVRRRPRQHGAPPPTTASASVMERVREVLLRLAMLSAASSSSPKAGARLQQHTTAAAPTRAASVRMSPSYSESYPSDAVDDCIEFLKRSAAGNGGGSASAAAVPESVSSARPPAALHA; from the coding sequence ATGGAGGCCGAGATGTACGTCCACGCCGCCGAGCCCCTCAGGGCGAACATGGCCACGTGCATCCCGAGgctgcgcggcggcggcggcgtccggCGGCGGCCGCGGCAGCACGGCGCTCCTCCGCCCACGACGGCGTCGGCGTCCGTGATGGAACGCGTCCGGGAGGTGCTGCTGCGGCTGGCGATGCTGTCGGCGGCGTCCTCGTCGTCACCCAAGGCCGGCGCTCGCCTCCAGCAGCACACGACGGCCGCGGCGCCGACGAGGGCCGCGTCGGTCCGCATGAGCCCGTCCTACTCCGAGTCGTACCCGAGCGACGCCGTGGACGACTGCATCGAGTTCCTGAAGCGCTCGGCGGCAGGCAATGGCGGCGGCAGCGCCTCCGCGGCCGCCGTGCCGGAGTCAGTGAGCTCGGCCCGGCCGCCGGCGGCGTTGCACGCGTGA